In the genome of Actinomycetota bacterium, the window CGCGGCTCCCGTGCGTGAGTTCGTGTCCCGCGCGTTCAAGGGACGGGTGCCCGCCGACGACGAGGACATCTTCGCCAGCGGCGTCGTGAACTCGCTGTTCGCGATGGAGCTGGTCACCTTCGTCGAGTCCACCTTCGACCTCACGATAGATTCCGACGACCTCGACCTCGAGAACTTCAGCTCCGTGGACGCCATCGCGCGCCTCGTGGCGCGAAAAAAAAGGGCGCCGGCCGCGGCGTCGAGCTGACGCGGTGGACCTGACACCGCAACGGCAGGAGTCGGCCTCCCGGTTCCGCCGCTTCGCCGACGAACACGTCCGGGCGCACTCAGCAGCGTGGGACGCGGCCGGACGAATGGACACCAAACTCGTGGCCGTACTAGCCCAGGAAGGGCTGCTCGCTCCCGTGATAGCGCGGGAGCACGGCGGCGCGGCCATGGACGACCTCGACTATGGCCTTCTCTGCCGCGAACTCAGCGCCGCGTGCTCCTCCACGCGCAGCCTCGTAACCGTCCAGGGCATGGTCGCGCACGCGATCCAGCGGTGGGGAACGCCCGAGCAGCACGCGCGGTGGCTGCCGGGGCTTGCGTCCGGCGACGCGGTGGCCGGCTTCTGCCTCACCGAGGAGCAGACGGGAAGCGACGCGGCGAGCGTCCAGACAACGGTCCACTTCGACGGCGCCGGCGCGCGTCTGACCGGGCGAAAGCTCTGGACGACCTTCGGGCAGATCGCCGACCTGTTCCTTGTCATAGGGACGTCCGAGCGCGGACCGACGGCCGTCGTCGTCCCGAAGGATGCGCCCGGCCTCAGAACAGAGCCCGTGCAGCCAATGCTCGGCCTCCGTGCAGCGATGCTCGCGACGGTCGTCCTGGACGACTGCGAGGTTCCCGCGGACAACGTCCTGGGCAAGCCGGGGTTCGGGTTCAGCCACGTAGCCTCCACCGTCCTGGACCACGGACGCCACTCGATCGCCTGGGGATGCGCGGGGATCGCCCGCGACTGCCTGGAGTCCAGCGCCGCCCACGCGTCCACGCGCGAGCAGTTCGGCTTCCCCATTTCCGAGCACCAGCTCGTCCGCCGCCTGGTCAGCCGGATGGTAGTCGGCGTCGCGTCCGCAGAGGCGCTGTGCGAAAAGGCGGCCGCGGCGAGGATGCGCCGCGACCCGGACGCGATCCTAGAGACGATGTCCGCGAAGTACCTCGCCAGCCGCGTCGCCTGGAAGGCGGCGTCTGACGCGGTTCAGGTCCACGGAGCGGCCGGCTGCACGCCGGAGTCTTCCGTCCAGCGCCATCTCAGGGACGCCAGGATCATGCGGATCATCGAGGGGACCGACCAGATGCTGGAGCTGACCATCTGTGACCTCGCCTTCCGTCGGGCCGCTCCGTGAGCGGCATCGCGCACATATCGGCGGCCCTTCCGTCCCGGCTCGCGCCGGTGGGGAGCCTGCCGGAGACCCGGGAGCTGTCCGAGGCGGACCGCGTCGTGTTCGAGGGGCTGGGCATCGAGACCGTGGGGGCCGACGGCTCGTCCGCAGTGGACATGGCCGTCGCCGCCGGGCGGTCCCTGCTCCAGGACACGGGACTGGAACCCACCGGCGTGGACGCCCTCCTGGTCGTGCAGTCGCGCGTCCCGGACATGCTCATGACGTCGGAGGCCACGCGGATCCAGACGGAGCTGGGCATGTCCGGGGCACTGACCTTCTCGGTCTCCGATCTCGGTTGCGTATCCATCAACGCGGCGATCATCACCGCCCGGGGCCTCCTGGGTTCCGGTGCGGTGTCCAACGTCGTCGTCGTCCACGGCAGCACGCCGCCGGCGCCGCGCCGGTTTCGGCGTCCGGTGACGATCAACGGCGAGGGCGGCATCGCTGCCCTGCTCACGCGTGATGCGCCGATGCAGGTGTTGGACGTGGCGCTGCAGACCAACGGCGACTACTGGGACCTGTTCCGGGTCGAGTACAGGGACAAGCCCACCGCAGACTGGACCGAGTCCTGCCGCAGCCTCAAGGAGTACTCGTTCAAGCTCGCCGTCGAAAGCCGCAACCGCTTTCGTGAGCTCAACGGAGCCGTGATGGACCGCTGCGGCGTGAAGGCCGGCGACGTGGACCACTGGATCATGCAGAACCTGTCCGACGGCGCCTTCCGCTTTTACGAGGAGGCCTTCGGGATCTCGTTCACCAAGTCGTGCCGCCAGAACCTGTCGCGTTGCGGGCACCTCGGCTCGGCCGACGTCCTATTCAACCTCCAGACCGCCGTCGCGTCCGATGAGATCTCGGCCGGCGAGCTCGTGTGCGTAATGAACAACTCCCCCTCCGCTGCGTGGAGCACGATGCTGATCCGGACATGAAGCATGTGAAGTGCCTCGTCTGGGATCTCGACGACACACTGTGGGACGGCATCCTCCTGGAGGACCCGTCGGTCCGAGTGAAGCCGGA includes:
- a CDS encoding phosphopantetheine-binding protein, producing the protein MTEAAAYAAPVREFVSRAFKGRVPADDEDIFASGVVNSLFAMELVTFVESTFDLTIDSDDLDLENFSSVDAIARLVARKKRAPAAASS
- a CDS encoding acyl-CoA dehydrogenase family protein, with product MDLTPQRQESASRFRRFADEHVRAHSAAWDAAGRMDTKLVAVLAQEGLLAPVIAREHGGAAMDDLDYGLLCRELSAACSSTRSLVTVQGMVAHAIQRWGTPEQHARWLPGLASGDAVAGFCLTEEQTGSDAASVQTTVHFDGAGARLTGRKLWTTFGQIADLFLVIGTSERGPTAVVVPKDAPGLRTEPVQPMLGLRAAMLATVVLDDCEVPADNVLGKPGFGFSHVASTVLDHGRHSIAWGCAGIARDCLESSAAHASTREQFGFPISEHQLVRRLVSRMVVGVASAEALCEKAAAARMRRDPDAILETMSAKYLASRVAWKAASDAVQVHGAAGCTPESSVQRHLRDARIMRIIEGTDQMLELTICDLAFRRAAP
- a CDS encoding 3-oxoacyl-[acyl-carrier-protein] synthase III C-terminal domain-containing protein; this encodes MSGIAHISAALPSRLAPVGSLPETRELSEADRVVFEGLGIETVGADGSSAVDMAVAAGRSLLQDTGLEPTGVDALLVVQSRVPDMLMTSEATRIQTELGMSGALTFSVSDLGCVSINAAIITARGLLGSGAVSNVVVVHGSTPPAPRRFRRPVTINGEGGIAALLTRDAPMQVLDVALQTNGDYWDLFRVEYRDKPTADWTESCRSLKEYSFKLAVESRNRFRELNGAVMDRCGVKAGDVDHWIMQNLSDGAFRFYEEAFGISFTKSCRQNLSRCGHLGSADVLFNLQTAVASDEISAGELVCVMNNSPSAAWSTMLIRT